The following proteins are encoded in a genomic region of Lemur catta isolate mLemCat1 chromosome 10, mLemCat1.pri, whole genome shotgun sequence:
- the LOC123646218 gene encoding ubiquitin-conjugating enzyme E2 W-like, whose product MASMQKRLQKELLALQNDPPPGMTLNEKSVQNSITQWLVDMEGAPGTLYEGEKFQLLFKLSSQYPFDPPQVMFTGENIPAHPHVYSNGHICLSIPTEDWSPALSVQSVCLSIISMLSSCKEKKRPPDNSFYV is encoded by the coding sequence ATGGCGTCAATGCAGAAACGACTACAAAAAGAACTGTTGGCTTTGCAAAATGACCCACCTCCTGGGATGACTTTAAATGAAAAGAGCGTTCAAAATTCAATTACACAGTGGCTTGTAGACATGGAAGGTGCACCAGGTACCTTATATGAAGGGGAAAAATTTCAACTTCTATTTAAGTTAAGTAGTCAATATCCTTTTGACCCTCCTCAGGTCATGTTTACTGGTGAAAATATTCCTGCTCATCCTCATGTTTATAGCAATGGTCATATCTGTTTATCCATTCCAACAGAAGACTGGTCCCCAGCGCTCTCAGTCCAGTCAGTTTGTCTTAGCATTATTAGCATGCTTTCCAGCTGCAAAGAAAAGAAACGGCCaccagataattctttttatgtgtgA